TGATTGCCCGAATGCCCGCAAACCCGCGGTTAAAACCATGCCCGGCCCCCCGCTTGGCTCGGCCCATCGCGCCGTTTATGCTGATGGTTTCGGCACAAGCGTATCATTACCATCGGTCAGCGTTGTAGGCCAGGCCTTGGCCTGACGAAGTTGTGGCCACAACCATGTCAGGCCAAGGCCTGACCTACGGCTGGCACGCATGTTATGCCATTGCCCCAAAGCATAAGCCCGCCCGCGATTGGGCCGGCCCCTCGGTTGTCATCGGAGTCTCGGTTTGCCTCGCGTCGGTCTGTTCATCCCCTGCTACATCGATCAGCTTTATCCCGACGTCGGGCTGGCCACGGTCGAAGTCCTCGAACGCTGCGGTCAGCAGGTCGAGTTCCCCGAGCAGCAAACCTGTTGCGGCCAGCCCATGGCCAACACCGGCTGCACCGCCGACGCCCGGCCAGTGGCCGAGTTGTTCGTGCGAACCTTCGCCCCGTACGACTACGTCGTCTGCCCGTCGGGTAGCTGCGTGGCAATGGTCCGTCAGCACTACCACGAGTTCTTCCACGACGACCCGACCTACCTGGCGCTACGGAAGAAGACTTTCGAGCTGACCGAATACCTAGTCGACGTGCTGGGCCTGACCGGTTGGCAAGGGCGCTTCCCGTATCGGGTGGGATTGCATCAAAGCTGCCACGGCCTGCGCGAGTTGCGCCTGGCCAGCAGCAGCGAAGTCGTTGGCCCCAGCTACAGCAAGACCCGACAGCTGCTCGGCTCGCTCGACGGCATCGAAATTGTCACGCTCGAACGCCCCGACGAATGCTGCGGCTTTGGCGGCACGTTTTCGGTGAACGAAGAAGCGGTCTCGTGCATGATGGGGCTCGATCGAATTGCCGATCACCAGCGGGCCACGGCCCAGGTGCTGACCGCGGTCGACATGTCGTGCCTGATGCACCTCGAAGGGCTAATTCGCCGCCAGCGCACGCCGCTGGCCGTGATGCACGTGGCGCAGATTTTGGCCGGTCGTGCCGTGCCGAATGTTACGGCGACCACGGCCGCGGGAGCGAATGGCTAATGCAAGTCTCGCTGCCGATTACCCATCCCGAAAGCGCCGCCGAGTTCACGGCCAACGAGTCGCGAGCCCACTGGCACGACCAGGCCTTGTGGTTCGTCCGCGTCAAGCGCGACCGGGCCGCGCGGACCTTAAACGAGTGGGAAGCGCTCCGGGCGCTGGCCTCGCAGATCAAATCGCACACGATGTCGCGCCTGGGCGATTATCTGGAACAGTTCGAGGCCCAGGCGACCCGCCGCGGCGCGATCGTCCACTGGGCGCGCAACGCCGATGAGCACAATCAGATCGTCCTCGACATCTTGAAGAAGCACAACGTCCATCGGGTGGCCAAGAGCAAGTCGATGCTCACCGAGGAGTGCCACCTGAACCCGTTCTTGGAACAGCACGACGTGACGGTGGTTGACACCGATCTGGGCGAGTGGATCGTGCAACTGCGTCAGGAGCCGCCGAGTCACATCGTGATGCCGGCCATCCATATCAAGAAGGAAGAAGTCGGCGCGCTGTTCCACAAGCACCTGAACACCGAAGCCGGCGCGACCGACGCCACGTACCTGGCCTATGCCGCGCGGCAGAAGCTGCGCGATGTGTTCCTGGCCGCCGAGGCGGGGATCACCGGCGTCAACTTCGCCATCGCCGAGACCGGCGGGTTCGTCGTCTGTACCAACGAAGGGAACGCCGACCTGGGGGTCTCGCTCAACAAGCTGCACATCGCCTGCATGGGGATCGAGAAGCTGATCCCGCGGGCCAGTGACTTGGGTGTCTTCTTGCGCTTGCTCGGCCGTTCGGCCACGGGTCAGCCGATCACCGCTTACTCGTCCCACTTCCACGGGCCGATTCCCGGCGGCGAGTTGCACATTGTCTTGGTCGACAACGGCCGCAGCCAGATTCTGGACAGCGACGAGTTCCGTGGCGCGCTCAAGTGCATCCGCTGCGGCGCGTGCATGAACACGTGTCCCGTTTATCGGCGAAGCGGCGGGCACAGCTACCATTCGACGATTCCCGGCCCGATCGGTTCGATTTTGCATCCGGCCCGCGATGCCGCGCAGCACGCGACGCTGCCGTTTGCGTGCAGCCTGTGCGCGTCATGCACCGATGTCTGCCCGGTGAAGATCAACCT
The nucleotide sequence above comes from Planctomycetota bacterium. Encoded proteins:
- a CDS encoding (Fe-S)-binding protein, which translates into the protein MPRVGLFIPCYIDQLYPDVGLATVEVLERCGQQVEFPEQQTCCGQPMANTGCTADARPVAELFVRTFAPYDYVVCPSGSCVAMVRQHYHEFFHDDPTYLALRKKTFELTEYLVDVLGLTGWQGRFPYRVGLHQSCHGLRELRLASSSEVVGPSYSKTRQLLGSLDGIEIVTLERPDECCGFGGTFSVNEEAVSCMMGLDRIADHQRATAQVLTAVDMSCLMHLEGLIRRQRTPLAVMHVAQILAGRAVPNVTATTAAGANG
- a CDS encoding lactate utilization protein; translated protein: MQVSLPITHPESAAEFTANESRAHWHDQALWFVRVKRDRAARTLNEWEALRALASQIKSHTMSRLGDYLEQFEAQATRRGAIVHWARNADEHNQIVLDILKKHNVHRVAKSKSMLTEECHLNPFLEQHDVTVVDTDLGEWIVQLRQEPPSHIVMPAIHIKKEEVGALFHKHLNTEAGATDATYLAYAARQKLRDVFLAAEAGITGVNFAIAETGGFVVCTNEGNADLGVSLNKLHIACMGIEKLIPRASDLGVFLRLLGRSATGQPITAYSSHFHGPIPGGELHIVLVDNGRSQILDSDEFRGALKCIRCGACMNTCPVYRRSGGHSYHSTIPGPIGSILHPARDAAQHATLPFACSLCASCTDVCPVKINLHEQLLILRSVIAGRKLLSGSKRLAMRLTSFVFQRPRLYAFLGGVGRRVMSIMPRWLVYNRFNPWGRQREMPPTPRQSFRELYRQRRGKDRA